The following are from one region of the Coffea eugenioides isolate CCC68of chromosome 2, Ceug_1.0, whole genome shotgun sequence genome:
- the LOC113761316 gene encoding uncharacterized protein LOC113761316, with the protein MATLASFLSCSPPPASGYSQSFLCLLPTARLLPRLALFYTIKSRSSKTLTFTCSAAASSDGSSTFGYDSKNLPSKKSVLANLIQEIEPMDLSLIQKDVPPTTLDAMKRTISGMLGLLPSDQFQVYIEALWEPLSKLLISSMMTGYTLRNAEYRLCLERNLEIYEGKIDKPIPADSKLEAEGTLINDYGLNNISRQEKLPVSENMTETTSALPNLGEMPPETQQYILNLQSRLSSAKRELHEVKRKSAALQMQQFVGEEKNDLLDYLRSLQPEKVAELSEPTSPELKETIHSVVYGLLATLSPKMHSRASNFMEDTSIGTRNTADGDDCIEVENTSLQFRPHVLLTRDYLARLLFWCMLLGHYLRGLEYRLELTELLSLPCVVKNETWNG; encoded by the exons ATGGCAACCTTGGCCTCCTTCCTATCCTGTTCTCCTCCTCCTGCCTCCGGATACTCTCAATCTTTTCTTTGTCTGTTGCCGACGGCCCGGCTGCTTCCACGACTAGCCCTATTTTACACTATCAAATCTAGGAGctcaaaaaccctaacttttacTTGCTCCGCCGCTGCTTCTTCCGATGGTTCTTCAACTTTTGGCTATGACAGTAAAAATTTGCCATCTAAG AAATCGGTATTGGCGAATTTGATACAAGAGATTGAGCCAATGGACCTGAGCTTAATTCAGAAAGATGTGCCACCTACGACTCTAGATGCGATGAAAAGGACGATATCAGGAATGTTAGGGTTACTTCCATCTGACCAGTTTCAGGTGTACATTGAAGCTCTATGGGAACCTCTCTCCAAGTTATTAATTTCTTCAATGATGACTGG GTATACTTTGCGGAATGCTGAATATAGGCTTTGTCTTGAAAGGAACCTTGAAATATATGAAGGAAAAATTGACAAACCAATACCAGCGGATTCTAAACTTGAAGCAGAAGGAACATTGATCAATGATTATGGACTAAATAACATTTCCAGACAAGAGAAGTTACCTGTGTCAGAGAACATGACAGAAACCACGTCTGCTCTTCCCAATTTGGGGGAAATGCCCCCAGAAACTCAGCAATATATTCTGAATTTGCAATCTCGATTATCATCTGCTAAAAGG GAACTTCATGAAGTTAAGAGGAAAAGTGCAGCACTTCAGATGCAACAGTTTGTTGGGGAGGAGAAGAATGATTTATTGGACTATTTAAGATCGTTACAACCAGAAAAG GTAGCCGAGCTGTCGGAACCAACATCTCCAGAGTTGAAAGAAACAATTCATTCTGTTGTATACGGTCTCTTGGCCACCCTCTCCCCTAAAATGCATTCGAGGGCATCTAATTTCATGGAGGACACTTCCATTGGGACCAGAAATACTGCAGATGGAGATGATTGCATTGAAGTGGAGAACACTTCACTTCAATTTCGACCGCATGTCTTGTTAACTAGGGATTATCTGGCTCGGCTTTTGTTTTG GTGCATGCTACTTGGGCACTATCTTAGAGGGCTCGAGTATCGGTTGGAGCTGACGGAACTTCTCTCTTTGCCGTGTGTTGTAAAGAATGAAACTTGGAATGGGTAA
- the LOC113759211 gene encoding pumilio homolog 12-like — MEERNQEDLEWLMARNPPPQSSPNAFGILPIPENPRTFSLPSPGNHVNRLSSLPASRSLHIPNPYHTNVALHNSANTNIHVNPNYADSFYDYLLEAEFNQLNLSTPRQTTAAAAAAAAYGCHVGRLGSVPGKFGSIPVGSNTYVDDGSVGTAQFPLSYTTTRYANNGNFQRMRIDSAVRGQLGMYIQPQYLTSVDDQVLNGNLRGSNQVLNGNAFHDQEMDNLPRQGLVSVNRNASVFRPELGFVFPNNSGRNKINTTATLQRRERSLDGFDYDNPSLSTSFHSRCRQRGQNLSSLEELRSKIFSSLEDLRGKIFIVAKDQNGARDLQKMLAEGKPKEKEIIFSELKDHVRELMVDQFANYLAQKMFEIGNAEQITELLLLVINDEHSLMAICLDMHGTRAMQKLLGHVTTPEQRSLVISALRRITVTLTKSNNGHHVVEHCLKYFPIEDKKYILDVVADNCLDIATDKSGCCVLQQCVEHARGEPRDRLIAEITANALVLSEHPYGNYVVQFIIGLQIPYITSDILSQLAGNYVSLSMNKYGSNVVEKCMKESSEEQAMQIIKEIIGSQNFLTVLQDPFGNYVAQSAFAIAKGSIRHAMINLIQMHYSYLHSHPHGKRVLARARGSKQRM; from the exons ATGGAAGAAAGGAACCAAGAAGATCTTGAATGGTTGATGGCAAGAAACCCTCCTCCGCAATCTTCACCCAATGCTTTCGGAATTCTCCCTATACCGGAAAACCCAAGAACCTTCTCTCTTCCGTCGCCTGGAAACCATGTCAATAGGCTTTCTTCATTGCCTGCAAGCCGATCCCTTCATATTCCTAATCCATACCATACTAATGTTGCACTGCACAATAGTGCCAACACTAACATCCATGTGAACCCTAACTATGCTGATTCTTTCTATGATTATCTTCTCGAAGCTGAATTTAATCAATTGAATTTATCAACCCCTCGTCAAACTACTGCGgcggctgctgctgctgctgcttacGGCTGCCATGTTGGTAGGCTTGGATCCGTCCCTGGTAAGTTTGGCTCAATCCCTGTAGGCAGCAACACATATGTCGATGATGGTTCTGTTGGGACGGCTCAGTTTCCTCTGTCGTATACAACAACACGATATGCGAATAATGGGAATTTCCAACGGATGAGGATTGACTCCGCTGTTAGGGGACAACTGGGCATGTACATCCAGCCGCAATATCTAACTTCGGTTGATGATCAGGTTCTGAATGGTAATCTTCGTGGTTCGAATCAGGTTCTGAATGGTAACGCATTTCATGATCAAGAAATGGACAATCTTCCCAGGCAAGGACTTGTTTCGGTTAATAGGAATGCAAGTGTATTTCGTCCCGAATTGGGATTTGTGTTTCCAAATAATTCAGGTAGGAACAAGATTAATACTACTGCTACTTTACAGCGAAGAGAGAGGTCTTTGGAtggatttgattatgataatCCTAGTCTTTCAACGTCCTTTCATAGTAGATGCCGGCAACGTGGTCAAAACCTTTCATCTCTGGAAGAATTGAGAAgcaaaatattttcatctttgGAAGATTTGAGAGGCAAAATATTTATTGTAGCCAAGGATCAGAATGGTGCTCGGGATTTGCAGAAGATGTTGGCGGAAGGaaagccaaaagaaaaggagataatCTTCTCTGAGTTGAAGGATCATGTTCGGGAGCTAATGGTGGACCAGTTTGCTAATTATCTTGCGCAAAAGATGTTCGAAATCGGTAATGCCGAACAAATCACTGAATTGCTCCTCTTGGTCATCAATGATGAACACAGCCTCATGGCTATATGCCTTGACATGCACGG GACTCGCGCCATGCAGAAATTGCTTGGACATGTAACCACCCCGGAGCAGAGATCTCTTGTTATATCGGCCTTGAGACGCATCACTGTTACCCTCACAAAGAGCAACAATGGCCATCATGTTGTTGAACACTGTTTGAAATATTTTCCTATTGAAGATAAAAAG TATATACTGGACGTTGTGGCTGATAACTGTCTTGATATTGCAACGGACAAAAGTGGATGTTGTGTCTTGCAACAATGCGTAGAACATGCTCGTGGCGAACCCCGAGACCGTCTTATTGCTGAGATAACAGCAAATGCCTTGGTTCTATCCGAACATCCATACGG GAACTATGTTGTCCAATTCATAATTGGATTACAGATTCCATATATTACGAGCGATATATTATCACAACTGGCAGGGAATTATGTTTCTCTATCCATGAATAAGTACGGTAGTAATGTGGTTGAGAAGTGCATGAAAGAGTCCTCAGAAGAACAAGCAATGCAGATTATTAAGGAAATTATCGGTAGTCAAAACTTTTTGACTGTTCTTCAAGATCCTTTTGGAAACTATGTTGCTCAATCAGCATTTGCCATTGCAAAG GGATCAATTCGCCACGCTATGATCAACCTGATTCAGATGCATTATTCATATCTACACAGCCATCCGCATGGAAAAAGGGTTCTTGCCAGGGCTAGGGGAAGCAAGCAGCGCATGTAA
- the LOC113761292 gene encoding thioredoxin domain-containing protein 9 homolog: protein MENPQVKEILEKQVLTVAKAVEDKLDDEIAALGRLDTDDLEVLRERRLQQMKKMAEKRSHWIALGHGDYYEIPNEKEFFSIVKASERVVCHFYRDNWPCKVMDKHLSILAKQHIETRFVKIHAEKSPYLAEKLRIVVLPTLALIKNAKVDDYVVGFDELGGTDGFSTEELEERLAKAQVIKFEGESSLNSSRSRGQTKRSVRQSSNADSSDSE, encoded by the exons ATGGAGAATCCACAGGTTAAAGAG ATACTGGAGAAGCAAGTGCTGACGGTGGCGAAGGCAGTTGAGGACAAGCTGGACGACGAGATCGCTGCCTTGGGGCGGCTAGACACCGACGATCTGGAGGTGTTGCGAGAGCGGCGGTTGCAACAGATGAAGAAAATGGCAGAAAAGCGGAGCCATTGGATCGCTCTTGGCCACGGCGACTATTATGAGATCCCCAATGAGAAGGAATTTTTCTCAATCGTCAAGGCCAGCGAACGCGTCGTCTGCCACTTCTATCGCGACAATTGGCCTTGCAAG GTCATGGACAAGCATTTGAGCATATTGGCAAAGCAGCATATAGAGACACGTTTTGTGAAGATTCATGCTGAGAAAAGCCCATACTTGGCTGAGAAACTGAGGATTGTTGTTCTTCCTACCCTTGCCTTAATAAAAAATGCCAAAGTGGATGATTATGTG GTTGGGTTTGATGAGCTTGGTGGGACGGATGGGTTTAGCACCGAGGAACTGGAGGAGAGGCTTGCAAAAGCTCAAGTAATTAAATTTGAGGGTGAATCTTCTTTAAATTCATCAAGATCCAGAGGTCAAACCAAGAGGAGTGTTCGACAAAGCTCAAATGCTGACTCTTCAGATTCAGAGTAA
- the LOC113763226 gene encoding peamaclein-like, protein MKRLFVAFLLIFALLLSNSFIEPTMGVSVYCTRECKARCAKAGVRDRCLRYCKICCGKCKCVPSGTHGNKHQCPCYRDMKNSKGKAKCP, encoded by the exons atgaagaggcTCTTTGTGGCATTCCTGCTAATCTTTGCTCTTCTCCTTAGCAATTCCTTCATTGAACCAACAATGGGGGTCTCAG TGTATTGCACCCGCGAATGCAAGGCTAGGTGCGCTAAGGCTGGTGTGCGGGACCGATGCTTGAGGTACTGCAAAATATGCTGTGGAAAATGCAAGTGTGTTCCTTCAGGAACACATGGAAACAAGCACCAGTGCCCTTGCTATAGGGACATGAAGAACTCCAAGGGGAAGGCCAAGTGTCCTTGA